The genomic DNA CAATGGATGATACTAAGAGTTTAGCACATAGTAAATGGCGGTGCAAATATCATATAGTATTTGCACCAAAATATCGTAGACAGGTGATATATGGAAAAATAAAAGCGGATATAGGAGTGATCTTAAGGAAGCTGTGTGAGTACAAAGGTGTGGAAATTTTAGAAG from Propionispora hippei DSM 15287 includes the following:
- a CDS encoding transposase, giving the protein MDDTKSLAHSKWRCKYHIVFAPKYRRQVIYGKIKADIGVILRKLCEYKGVEILE